A genomic stretch from Nitrospira defluvii includes:
- the treY gene encoding malto-oligosyltrehalose synthase — protein sequence MPRIPLATYRLQFNHCFTFLDAARLIPYLHALGITDCYASSFLKAVPGSLHGYDLIDHGQLNPELGSETDFAAFVAALKTYDMGLLVDVVPNHMGILSAENRWWWDVLEHGPGSRYASAFDVDWTPLKRELNDKVLLPILGDQYGTALEQQDIRLVCEEGGFVVTYFHHRLPIAPASWAGILSFRIDDLAGTAGEEHHAVQELRSIVTALRHLPPARERSMESMAERDRETQLARRRLAALMSDSQDVRAYVGATVERYNGTKGASDSFDHLDALLNEQHYRLASWRVASEEINYRRFFDINELAAIRTEDPRIFAESHRLIFRLIKEGVATGLRIDHVDGLYDPEHYLRQLQDWAATELPPQVGEDRLSLFIVVEKILGAGEQLPCSWPVAGTTGYDFLNLLNGLFVRTDHAKAMEAVYRTLTGQRQSYEELVYQAKKLIMRASMSSELNVLGHELNRLSERDRHYRDFTLNSLTHAVREIIACFPVYRSYVTADREGVLERDRRFIHQAVACAVQRNPAVSRQVFEFVRDLLLGSLPPSQKLTNEERVRFVTRFQQTTGPVMAKGVEDTVCYLYNRLVSLNEVGGDPGRFGRSLEQFHQGIRDRYAGWPHAISTTSTHDAKRGEDVRARLNVLSEMPDRWRKAVARWMRMNKRHRTELEEGPAPERNVEYLLYQTLIGAWPVGALDAGRYEEFGKRIERYMIKAVREAKVRTSWVNSHEAYEDAITRFIQKLLERRSGNPFLNEFLPFQGMVAKYGMFNSLSMAVLKVAAPGVPDYYQGTELWDLKLVDPDNRVPVDYATRESMMAECVRLERATGEDRLATLRAWCASWEDGRIKMFLLSQALRHRRAQADLYLHGDYVPLASQGRFHSHLCAFSRLYQDQAIVAVAPRFLASMEAEQQGASPDNLWQDTAVTVPSWKPGSVYRHLFTGERFETTGHGQHQVLSVGVVLRHCPVGLLIRSEP from the coding sequence ATGCCGCGCATTCCGCTTGCCACGTACCGCCTGCAGTTCAATCATTGCTTTACGTTTCTCGATGCCGCTCGGCTCATCCCCTACCTCCATGCCCTTGGTATCACCGATTGTTACGCCTCGTCTTTCTTGAAAGCCGTGCCAGGAAGTCTGCACGGATACGACCTGATCGATCATGGTCAGTTGAATCCGGAGCTGGGAAGCGAGACGGACTTTGCCGCGTTTGTTGCGGCCTTGAAAACCTATGACATGGGGCTGCTGGTCGATGTGGTTCCCAACCACATGGGGATTCTCAGTGCCGAAAACCGTTGGTGGTGGGACGTGTTGGAGCACGGCCCTGGCTCTCGGTATGCCTCGGCCTTCGATGTGGATTGGACCCCGTTGAAGCGAGAACTCAACGACAAAGTTCTGCTGCCTATTCTGGGAGATCAGTACGGCACGGCCCTCGAACAGCAAGATATTCGACTGGTCTGTGAGGAGGGCGGGTTTGTGGTGACATATTTCCACCATCGGCTGCCGATCGCCCCCGCGTCCTGGGCCGGAATCTTGTCGTTTCGCATCGATGATCTGGCCGGTACTGCGGGGGAGGAACATCACGCGGTCCAAGAGTTGAGGAGCATCGTGACGGCCTTGCGTCATCTGCCGCCGGCCCGCGAACGATCTATGGAAAGTATGGCAGAGCGTGACCGGGAAACACAATTGGCGAGACGTCGATTGGCGGCGCTGATGTCCGACAGTCAGGACGTGCGAGCGTATGTAGGAGCGACCGTCGAACGCTATAACGGGACGAAAGGCGCCTCCGACAGTTTCGACCATCTGGATGCGTTGCTGAATGAGCAACATTACAGGCTGGCCTCCTGGCGTGTGGCGTCCGAAGAAATCAACTACCGGCGCTTTTTCGACATCAATGAATTGGCGGCGATTCGTACCGAAGATCCGCGGATCTTTGCGGAGTCGCACCGGCTGATCTTTCGGCTCATCAAGGAGGGGGTGGCGACCGGCCTGCGCATCGATCATGTCGACGGCCTCTACGATCCCGAACACTATCTCCGACAATTACAGGACTGGGCGGCGACCGAGTTGCCGCCACAGGTCGGGGAGGATCGTCTCTCTCTCTTCATTGTCGTCGAGAAGATTCTGGGGGCGGGAGAACAGTTGCCGTGCAGTTGGCCGGTGGCGGGGACGACTGGGTATGACTTTTTGAATCTGCTGAACGGGTTGTTCGTGCGCACCGACCATGCCAAGGCGATGGAGGCCGTCTACCGGACTCTGACTGGACAGCGCCAGTCGTACGAGGAACTGGTGTACCAGGCGAAAAAACTCATCATGCGCGCGTCGATGTCCAGTGAACTCAACGTACTCGGGCATGAGTTGAATCGCTTGTCGGAACGAGATCGGCACTATCGCGATTTCACGCTCAACAGTCTGACTCATGCGGTGCGCGAAATCATCGCCTGTTTTCCGGTGTACCGATCCTATGTGACCGCGGACCGGGAGGGCGTGCTGGAGCGTGATCGCCGCTTCATTCATCAGGCCGTGGCCTGCGCCGTTCAACGCAATCCTGCGGTGAGTCGACAGGTCTTCGAGTTTGTGCGTGATCTGCTGTTGGGCTCGCTGCCGCCGTCCCAGAAGCTGACGAACGAGGAACGTGTGCGGTTTGTGACGAGGTTTCAGCAGACCACCGGCCCGGTCATGGCCAAGGGGGTCGAAGACACCGTCTGCTATCTCTACAACCGGCTGGTCTCGCTGAACGAAGTGGGTGGAGACCCAGGACGATTCGGCCGATCGCTGGAGCAGTTTCACCAGGGGATACGGGATCGCTACGCGGGGTGGCCCCATGCCATATCGACTACGTCGACCCACGATGCCAAGCGTGGCGAGGATGTTCGCGCCAGGCTGAATGTGCTCTCGGAGATGCCGGACCGGTGGAGAAAAGCTGTCGCTCGGTGGATGAGAATGAACAAACGGCATCGCACCGAATTGGAGGAGGGACCGGCCCCGGAACGCAATGTGGAATATCTGTTGTATCAGACCTTGATCGGAGCTTGGCCGGTCGGTGCGCTGGATGCGGGGCGCTATGAGGAGTTCGGCAAGCGGATTGAGCGCTACATGATCAAGGCTGTTCGAGAGGCAAAAGTGCGGACCAGTTGGGTGAACAGTCACGAAGCCTATGAGGATGCCATCACACGATTCATTCAGAAGTTGCTGGAACGCCGTTCCGGCAATCCGTTTTTGAATGAATTCCTTCCATTTCAAGGCATGGTGGCGAAGTACGGCATGTTCAACAGCCTCTCGATGGCGGTACTGAAGGTCGCGGCGCCCGGCGTTCCCGACTATTACCAGGGAACGGAGTTGTGGGACCTCAAGCTCGTGGATCCCGACAATCGTGTTCCGGTCGACTACGCCACCCGCGAGAGTATGATGGCGGAGTGCGTGCGCCTCGAACGGGCTACAGGCGAAGATCGGCTGGCCACGCTGCGGGCATGGTGTGCCTCCTGGGAAGACGGACGCATCAAGATGTTTCTGTTGAGCCAGGCGCTCCGTCATCGGCGGGCACAGGCGGACCTCTACCTGCACGGCGACTATGTGCCATTGGCTTCACAGGGACGCTTTCACTCCCACCTGTGCGCCTTTTCGCGACTGTATCAAGACCAGGCAATCGTGGCTGTTGCTCCTCGCTTTCTGGCAAGCATGGAGGCGGAACAGCAGGGCGCCTCGCCGGACAATCTCTGGCAGGACACTGCCGTCACGGTTCCATCATGGAAGCCGGGATCGGTGTATCGACACCTGTTCACCGGGGAACGGTTCGAGACTACCGGTCACGGGCAGCACCAGGTGTTGTCTGTCGGTGTGGTTCTGAGGCATTGCCCCGTAGGACTGTTGATCCGTTCTGAGCCGTAG
- the glgC gene encoding glucose-1-phosphate adenylyltransferase, translating to MAQSDMTHQPKVLALVLAGGKGERLMPLTEVRSKPAVPFGGNYRIIDFVLSNFYNSGITAIHVMVQYRSQSLIEHLRRAWRIGDGDRQFVTVVPPQMNLRRGWYEGTADAVYHNLNLIQDASPDVVAVFGADHIYRMDLRQMLRFHLDRQADVSVAALPMPLASAQGFGVIEVDRNDRIIGFEEKPPEPKSMPTRPDRALSSMGNYLFNTDVLLRALSDDADRGGTHDFGRDILPRLLHEERVMAYNFRDNEIPGLHYYEEPAYWRDVGTIPAYWQANMDLLGETPLNDLRNTEWPIRGESSRGLPASLVNCYVDHALIGEGSRVIEADIRRCVIGRHVKIEPGAQIEDSVILDHTSIGAKARLRRVVIDRGNAIPAGFVLGHDETVAVPFPGVTASGLTVVPKAVLPQDVPKPRLSST from the coding sequence ATGGCACAGTCCGACATGACCCATCAGCCGAAGGTGTTGGCGCTCGTTCTGGCCGGCGGCAAGGGGGAGCGCCTCATGCCGCTTACCGAGGTCCGGAGCAAACCGGCCGTGCCGTTCGGGGGCAATTATCGCATCATCGACTTCGTGCTGAGCAATTTCTACAACTCCGGCATAACCGCGATCCATGTCATGGTTCAGTATCGTTCGCAATCACTGATCGAGCATCTGCGACGTGCCTGGCGGATCGGCGATGGAGATCGGCAGTTTGTGACGGTGGTGCCTCCGCAAATGAACCTTCGCCGCGGCTGGTATGAGGGCACGGCCGATGCGGTGTATCACAATTTGAATCTGATTCAAGACGCCTCGCCCGACGTCGTTGCCGTGTTCGGGGCCGACCACATTTATCGGATGGATCTCCGGCAGATGCTTCGCTTCCATCTGGATCGCCAAGCGGATGTGTCGGTGGCCGCGCTGCCTATGCCGCTGGCTTCCGCGCAGGGGTTCGGCGTCATCGAAGTCGATCGCAACGATCGGATTATCGGCTTCGAGGAAAAGCCGCCGGAGCCGAAGTCGATGCCGACGCGTCCTGATCGCGCCTTGTCGTCCATGGGCAACTATCTCTTTAATACGGATGTGTTGCTCAGAGCGCTGAGCGATGATGCCGACAGGGGTGGGACGCATGATTTCGGGCGGGATATTCTGCCGCGCCTGCTCCATGAGGAGCGGGTGATGGCCTACAACTTCCGAGACAACGAAATTCCCGGTCTGCACTATTATGAAGAGCCCGCCTATTGGCGCGATGTGGGAACGATTCCGGCCTACTGGCAGGCCAATATGGATCTCCTGGGCGAAACACCCCTGAATGACCTCCGAAATACCGAATGGCCGATTCGCGGAGAATCCTCGCGAGGGCTGCCGGCCAGTCTGGTCAACTGTTATGTGGACCACGCGCTGATCGGGGAGGGGAGTCGCGTCATCGAAGCGGACATCAGACGCTGTGTCATCGGTCGTCATGTGAAAATCGAACCTGGTGCGCAGATTGAAGACTCCGTGATTTTGGATCACACGTCTATTGGCGCGAAGGCACGGTTGCGCCGCGTGGTCATTGATCGTGGAAATGCGATTCCCGCCGGTTTCGTCTTGGGTCATGATGAGACTGTCGCGGTACCTTTCCCGGGAGTCACCGCCTCCGGCCTGACGGTGGTGCCGAAGGCGGTCTTGCCGCAGGATGTGCCGAAGCCGCGATTGTCCTCGACCTGA
- a CDS encoding cytochrome B6: MLVHAERVADQRGGVDSPIERAKEKGFAGVDFSYDLFGGPPGQSTTQLAEQAVAKDRNDKPKVMAEQARRLQERYRLDCTTNSSARMTKGKPQPIGPTVKLKDGLTWDALARMDAEDIRKQKTFPQGFMRLPHVKHEVGGMVFPQEQIEQFPRLERFDVDFDLPACFRPEFPPPIFLTTHPELGDVSQGEVLSADNFDRLFRGLITPVQLDGLRMLVTQFPQEEFNLTPDRKSLKPSLGVACLDCHVNFHTTGQFHLNPDTRPQRDRLRLDTVSLRGMFNQQIHGSKRSLRSIEDFTEFEQRTAYFNGDHIRAAKKGMNIIDRLQVAHMAQIQNMIDFPPAPKLDPMTGRLDRSRADRQEIAGEDLFFGKARCAQCHQPPAYTDHMMHDLFLERFGAEADGPIKTFALRGIKDSPPYFHDGRLPTLEDTVEFFNVVGGLKLNTDEKAALVAFLRAL, encoded by the coding sequence ATGCTTGTCCACGCAGAGCGAGTTGCCGATCAGCGAGGCGGTGTCGACTCACCCATTGAGCGCGCAAAGGAAAAGGGTTTCGCCGGGGTGGATTTTTCGTATGACCTCTTCGGAGGCCCTCCCGGTCAATCGACGACTCAGCTGGCCGAGCAAGCCGTCGCGAAGGATCGCAACGACAAACCGAAAGTCATGGCGGAGCAGGCCAGACGATTACAGGAGCGGTATCGTCTCGACTGCACGACCAATTCGTCTGCCAGGATGACGAAGGGAAAACCTCAGCCGATCGGACCGACGGTGAAGTTGAAAGACGGGCTCACATGGGATGCGCTCGCCCGCATGGATGCGGAAGACATTCGCAAGCAGAAAACATTTCCGCAGGGGTTTATGCGGTTGCCCCATGTCAAACATGAAGTCGGAGGCATGGTCTTTCCTCAGGAACAGATCGAACAGTTCCCTCGACTGGAACGATTTGATGTGGACTTCGATCTCCCGGCCTGCTTTCGGCCGGAGTTTCCACCGCCCATTTTTCTTACGACACATCCCGAGCTGGGAGATGTCTCACAAGGCGAAGTGCTGAGCGCCGACAACTTTGATCGGCTCTTCCGCGGCCTGATCACGCCTGTGCAGTTGGACGGGTTGAGAATGCTGGTCACGCAGTTTCCGCAAGAGGAGTTCAATCTGACGCCGGACCGGAAGTCATTGAAGCCGAGTCTCGGCGTAGCCTGTCTAGATTGCCATGTCAATTTCCATACGACCGGCCAATTTCATCTCAACCCGGACACTCGGCCGCAGCGGGATCGGTTGCGTCTCGACACCGTCAGTCTTCGCGGGATGTTCAATCAACAAATTCACGGCTCTAAACGGAGTTTGCGATCCATCGAAGACTTTACGGAATTCGAGCAGCGGACGGCGTACTTCAACGGCGATCACATCCGCGCGGCCAAGAAGGGGATGAATATCATCGACCGCCTGCAGGTTGCGCACATGGCGCAGATCCAGAACATGATCGATTTTCCTCCCGCGCCGAAGCTTGATCCGATGACGGGACGGTTGGATCGCTCGCGAGCAGATCGCCAAGAAATTGCCGGCGAGGATCTCTTTTTCGGCAAGGCGCGCTGTGCCCAATGCCATCAACCGCCGGCGTACACGGACCACATGATGCACGACCTGTTTCTGGAACGATTCGGAGCGGAAGCCGACGGACCGATCAAGACCTTCGCGTTGAGAGGGATCAAGGATTCGCCGCCCTATTTCCATGACGGACGTTTGCCGACCTTGGAAGATACGGTCGAGTTTTTTAATGTCGTGGGTGGCCTGAAACTGAATACCGATGAAAAAGCAGCTCTGGTGGCGTTCCTGCGGGCATTGTAA
- a CDS encoding Na-translocating system protein MpsC family protein, whose product MASLSTNKADVEYAVMMTVLNFHSEFMKSGYSHVDVQWSTDLIHVTLTRNGSVPAEARLAQSEEGRALLRQVHEALFTSCQAELMQRIETVMDRKVRTMVTSLDPVSGRSHIAVYLQDVPRPPTYPNVSPPLGRADADYHKD is encoded by the coding sequence ATGGCAAGCTTGAGTACGAATAAGGCCGATGTGGAATATGCCGTTATGATGACGGTCTTAAACTTTCATTCAGAGTTCATGAAATCCGGCTACTCGCATGTTGATGTTCAATGGTCTACAGACCTCATCCATGTCACGTTGACCAGGAATGGATCAGTTCCTGCCGAGGCACGATTGGCTCAATCGGAGGAGGGGCGGGCGCTGCTCAGGCAGGTACACGAGGCCCTGTTCACCTCCTGTCAGGCAGAGCTGATGCAGCGAATTGAAACCGTCATGGACCGCAAGGTGCGGACGATGGTCACCAGCCTCGACCCGGTGTCCGGCAGAAGTCACATTGCGGTCTATCTTCAAGATGTTCCAAGACCACCGACCTACCCCAACGTTTCTCCCCCGCTGGGAAGAGCCGATGCCGACTATCACAAGGATTGA
- a CDS encoding isocitrate dehydrogenase, translating into MATTFSEAARATRKKKEIKLVGVDMYIVTEQGIPTFPEGEFGPFKCEFISNRGTKVWPGFVSPDLMMVNWYRCRFMSTRDVNDSDVDTFLSVLTKKGWWWSAAQKLWTHDGEAAYSKAY; encoded by the coding sequence ATGGCAACGACGTTTTCCGAAGCAGCGCGAGCAACACGCAAGAAGAAAGAGATCAAGCTTGTCGGTGTGGACATGTACATTGTGACCGAACAGGGCATTCCGACATTCCCGGAAGGCGAGTTCGGTCCCTTCAAGTGCGAGTTTATTTCCAATCGCGGAACCAAGGTCTGGCCGGGATTCGTGAGTCCCGATCTGATGATGGTGAACTGGTATCGCTGTCGCTTTATGTCTACTCGCGATGTGAACGATAGCGATGTCGATACGTTCCTGTCGGTGTTGACCAAGAAAGGCTGGTGGTGGTCCGCTGCCCAGAAGTTGTGGACTCATGATGGAGAGGCAGCCTACAGCAAGGCGTACTAG
- a CDS encoding isocitrate/isopropylmalate dehydrogenase family protein — MAQHVVTMLPGEGTGPEICEAVRLVIDASGVDIKWEYEEIGLGCLEKYGTLLPDKTIKNIAKNKVALKGPTTTPIGTGHKSANVTLRKVFDLFANVRPAKLIPVLKRPWDTIDIINFRENTEDSYAAIEHMVSDEVAQCLKVITWPGSYRIADFAFQWARANGRKKVYCVHKANIMKMTDGLFLDAFREAAKKYPEIEIGDVIVDNCCMQLVRNPAQFDCLVLPNLYGDILTDLCAGLVGGLGFAPGANIGDNCSIFEAVHGSAPKYAGMKKVNPSAVLVSGIMMLRWLKETAAADRIEKAMFAVLDERKHVTYDVGGTATTDEYAQAIVDKMHAKA, encoded by the coding sequence ATGGCACAACATGTCGTGACGATGCTTCCAGGAGAAGGTACTGGCCCTGAGATTTGCGAAGCGGTGCGGCTGGTGATCGACGCAAGCGGCGTCGATATCAAGTGGGAATACGAAGAGATCGGATTGGGTTGTTTAGAGAAGTACGGTACCTTGCTTCCGGACAAGACCATCAAGAACATTGCCAAGAACAAGGTCGCGCTGAAAGGCCCTACGACCACCCCGATCGGGACCGGGCACAAGAGCGCGAACGTGACGCTGCGCAAGGTGTTCGATTTGTTTGCTAATGTCCGCCCGGCGAAACTGATTCCGGTGCTGAAACGACCGTGGGATACGATCGATATCATCAATTTCCGTGAGAACACGGAAGACTCCTATGCGGCCATCGAACATATGGTGTCCGACGAAGTGGCGCAGTGTTTGAAAGTTATCACCTGGCCCGGCTCGTACCGTATCGCCGACTTTGCGTTCCAGTGGGCGAGAGCCAACGGCCGGAAGAAAGTGTATTGCGTGCACAAAGCCAACATCATGAAGATGACCGACGGATTGTTTCTCGACGCGTTCCGCGAAGCCGCGAAGAAGTATCCTGAGATCGAAATCGGTGATGTGATCGTCGACAACTGCTGCATGCAGCTGGTGAGAAATCCGGCTCAGTTCGACTGTCTGGTGCTGCCGAATTTGTATGGCGATATTCTCACTGACCTCTGCGCCGGCCTTGTCGGGGGATTGGGCTTTGCCCCTGGTGCCAATATCGGCGACAACTGCTCGATCTTCGAGGCGGTGCACGGCTCTGCGCCGAAGTATGCCGGGATGAAAAAGGTGAACCCATCGGCCGTGTTGGTGTCGGGGATCATGATGTTACGGTGGTTGAAGGAGACGGCGGCGGCCGACCGCATCGAAAAGGCCATGTTCGCCGTCCTCGACGAACGAAAGCATGTCACCTACGACGTGGGTGGGACCGCCACGACCGACGAATATGCCCAGGCCATCGTCGATAAGATGCACGCGAAGGCCTGA
- a CDS encoding bifunctional folylpolyglutamate synthase/dihydrofolate synthase: MHSRRPRTFPPSWTVPFSSYAEVTNMLREVEVACILRGRPSDGTVNFGAVSRCLHELKRPDRAYRSIHVTGTNGKTTVSRMIGALIQAAGLTVGVYTSPHVLHFRERIAINGQPIGEEELVDACNHVKAFLDVRGLQLAPFEFLTAAAFFAFRAAKVDYAVIEVGIGGRQDATNVIAPELSVITNVEYDHTEMLGETLEQIAAEKAGIIKPLTPVLCGPMPDGPRAVIFSRAAALKAPLLVSGEDYDVKEFVRTGYTGRCTLQVGSATLAGVRLTSPAPFMATNASHALMTYDVLRRRGLVPEIDAGEIARLFGEMNLSACCEVLPGTPTIVLDSAHNASAATRLATMLRTTFEGRRCVWLVSMCRDAQWEQMLRSLAGASADRVIVTCYPPERAVAPQMIAERWRASSRVAAEIVESPDAAFCRAREAAGPYGVVVVTGSPQLGGYCRPLAKSFVAEVAGQP; this comes from the coding sequence ATGCATAGCCGGCGTCCGCGAACGTTTCCGCCTTCCTGGACCGTGCCCTTCTCCTCCTATGCCGAGGTGACGAACATGCTACGGGAGGTCGAAGTCGCCTGCATCCTACGGGGCCGGCCGTCCGACGGTACCGTCAACTTTGGAGCCGTGTCCCGCTGTCTGCACGAGCTCAAGCGTCCGGATCGGGCATATCGGTCGATCCACGTGACCGGCACCAACGGGAAGACGACGGTCAGCCGCATGATCGGCGCGTTAATTCAGGCCGCCGGGTTGACGGTAGGTGTCTATACGAGTCCGCACGTCCTGCATTTTCGAGAGCGCATTGCCATCAACGGGCAGCCCATCGGCGAGGAGGAGCTGGTCGATGCCTGTAACCACGTCAAAGCCTTCTTGGACGTGCGTGGGCTTCAACTCGCTCCGTTTGAGTTTTTGACCGCGGCGGCATTCTTCGCCTTCCGCGCGGCGAAGGTGGACTATGCGGTGATCGAAGTGGGGATCGGCGGGCGGCAGGATGCGACGAATGTCATCGCACCAGAGCTCTCGGTCATCACGAACGTTGAATATGACCACACGGAGATGCTCGGCGAGACGCTCGAGCAGATCGCCGCCGAGAAGGCGGGAATTATCAAGCCACTCACACCTGTCCTGTGTGGGCCGATGCCGGATGGGCCGCGTGCCGTGATCTTCTCACGAGCAGCAGCACTCAAGGCTCCGTTGCTGGTGAGCGGAGAGGACTACGATGTGAAGGAGTTTGTGCGTACCGGCTACACCGGGCGCTGCACACTGCAGGTGGGCTCGGCGACTCTTGCCGGCGTGCGCCTCACTTCGCCGGCTCCGTTCATGGCGACCAATGCATCGCATGCCCTCATGACGTATGACGTGTTACGCCGAAGAGGTTTAGTGCCGGAGATCGATGCGGGTGAAATCGCACGATTGTTCGGTGAGATGAATCTCTCGGCCTGCTGCGAGGTGCTCCCAGGTACCCCGACCATTGTCCTTGACAGCGCGCACAATGCCTCGGCGGCCACCAGGCTGGCGACAATGCTTCGGACTACCTTCGAAGGCCGCCGCTGCGTCTGGCTCGTTTCTATGTGCCGCGATGCGCAATGGGAGCAGATGTTGCGTTCCCTTGCCGGTGCAAGTGCCGATCGAGTCATCGTGACCTGTTATCCCCCTGAGAGGGCCGTGGCTCCGCAGATGATTGCAGAACGTTGGCGTGCCTCCTCTCGCGTGGCCGCAGAAATTGTGGAGAGTCCGGATGCGGCATTCTGCCGCGCCCGTGAGGCGGCGGGCCCTTATGGGGTCGTGGTTGTGACTGGGTCTCCACAGCTTGGCGGCTATTGCCGGCCGCTCGCAAAATCGTTCGTCGCTGAAGTTGCGGGACAACCATAG